The following coding sequences are from one Prochlorococcus sp. MIT 1314 window:
- a CDS encoding DUF6447 family protein, with protein sequence MSESTNESGNPVLTFEGKKYLINELSKDIKESIKGLQIAETQLKMHEDTLKLLSISRNSLANQLREKLKNID encoded by the coding sequence ATGAGTGAAAGCACAAATGAATCTGGCAATCCAGTTTTAACCTTTGAAGGTAAGAAGTATCTGATAAATGAACTTTCTAAAGATATAAAAGAATCAATAAAAGGGTTACAAATAGCTGAAACACAACTTAAAATGCATGAAGATACATTGAAATTACTTTCAATAAGTAGAAACTCTCTAGCTAATCAATTGAGAGAAAAACTAAAAAACATAGATTAA
- a CDS encoding ABC transporter ATP-binding protein has product MLIYVACWPLLAYLAGNLIPAIGSGDLSKVSNIILNSLLVFLIQKIAQFGQDVFIAKPSLEISEIMRGNLFSKIQKIDMNSVEKLSAGDITYRLTEDADRVSEVIYKTAQDTIPCTLQLLAVIIYMFYLDWSLTLSTFVLAPLIILSVNSFGRKVLLASEKSQESTSNLAGLIGESINGISTIRAFAAENWIENRFYKRLSANKKAKYKTLKLLAFQHPVVGFVEAFGILAILGLGAARINLGLLTSEEFSSFFAAILMLIDPISHVSTNFNDYKQAEASIKRLKKINLEPIEDDKENLKRISNIEGKISFKKVDFEYKRDNQVLKNINLEIKKGEVTAFVGASGAGKSTMMALILKFLTPNKGEIFIDDKNLKLLNTKDIRKNIALVQQQPFLFSGRIIDVIRMGRNYTKEEVIESAKKSNAHCFIQKLPNKYETNITERGSNFSGGQIQRIAIARAILGNPSILLLDEATSALDAESESEVQEGLNRAMKNRTVIVIAHRLATTQEADKIVVFDKGEIIEVGKHIDLLNENGIYKELCEKQLIKKL; this is encoded by the coding sequence ATGCTTATTTATGTAGCTTGTTGGCCTTTGTTAGCTTATTTAGCTGGAAACTTAATCCCAGCAATTGGATCTGGTGATCTCTCAAAAGTTTCTAACATAATACTTAATTCATTATTAGTATTTTTAATTCAAAAAATTGCTCAATTTGGACAGGATGTTTTTATAGCAAAACCATCTTTAGAAATTAGCGAAATAATGAGAGGTAATTTATTTAGCAAAATTCAAAAAATTGATATGAATTCTGTTGAAAAGCTATCAGCGGGGGATATCACATATAGACTTACAGAAGATGCCGACAGAGTAAGCGAAGTCATTTATAAAACAGCTCAGGATACTATTCCATGTACCTTACAATTATTAGCGGTAATAATATATATGTTTTATTTAGATTGGTCACTCACTTTGTCAACGTTTGTATTGGCCCCATTGATTATTCTTTCAGTTAATAGTTTTGGAAGAAAAGTTTTATTAGCATCTGAAAAAAGTCAAGAATCAACTAGTAACTTAGCAGGATTAATAGGAGAATCTATTAATGGAATCTCAACGATAAGAGCTTTTGCTGCCGAAAATTGGATTGAGAATAGATTTTATAAAAGATTAAGTGCAAATAAAAAAGCAAAATATAAAACATTAAAATTACTAGCATTTCAGCATCCTGTTGTAGGTTTTGTAGAAGCATTTGGAATATTAGCAATATTAGGATTAGGAGCCGCAAGAATTAATCTAGGCCTTCTGACTAGTGAAGAATTTAGTAGTTTTTTTGCTGCAATATTGATGCTTATCGATCCAATAAGCCATGTGAGTACGAATTTTAATGACTATAAACAGGCAGAAGCATCAATAAAAAGGTTAAAAAAAATAAATCTAGAACCCATCGAAGATGATAAAGAAAATTTAAAACGTATATCAAATATTGAAGGCAAAATAAGTTTCAAGAAAGTAGATTTTGAATACAAAAGAGATAATCAAGTTCTTAAAAATATAAATTTAGAAATTAAAAAAGGTGAAGTTACAGCTTTTGTTGGAGCATCAGGGGCTGGTAAGAGTACAATGATGGCCTTAATATTAAAATTTCTAACCCCAAATAAAGGAGAAATCTTTATTGATGATAAAAATCTTAAATTATTAAATACAAAAGATATAAGAAAAAATATTGCATTAGTTCAACAACAGCCTTTCTTATTTTCTGGAAGGATTATTGATGTAATAAGAATGGGAAGGAATTATACCAAAGAAGAAGTTATAGAATCAGCAAAAAAATCAAATGCTCACTGCTTCATTCAAAAGCTGCCAAATAAATATGAAACAAATATAACTGAAAGAGGGTCAAATTTTTCAGGTGGTCAGATACAGAGGATAGCAATTGCAAGAGCAATATTAGGAAATCCATCCATTCTTCTCCTAGATGAGGCAACAAGTGCATTAGATGCAGAATCAGAATCAGAAGTTCAAGAAGGTCTTAATAGAGCCATGAAAAATAGAACTGTTATTGTAATTGCTCATAGATTAGCTACTACTCAGGAAGCAGATAAAATAGTTGTCTTCGATAAGGGAGAAATTATTGAGGTTGGGAAACATATTGATTTACTTAATGAAAATGGAATTTATAAAGAATTATGTGAAAAACAATTGATTAAGAAATTATAA
- a CDS encoding magnesium chelatase subunit H, translating to MFTQVRSANRRVSPVEDNKHKVVIKAVYVVLEPQYQNSLTEAAKSINKMNGPIGIDLSGYLIEELRNDSNFEDFKKDIANADIFVASLIFIEDLAQKVVDAVSPYKDKLKASIIFPSMPEVMRLNKLGSFSMAQLGQSKSIIGDLIKKKKESDGASFQDSMLKLLNTLPSILKYLPVEKAQDARTFILSFQYWLGGTTENLKNFLLMISEKYAVSENIKDQIEEFKIQDPETFPDLGIWHPIAPCMFESLKEYQNWENNRKDIKPKDDKTPTIGLVLQRSHIVTGDDAHYVAVIQELEYRGARVLPIFCGGLDFSKPVNEFYYDSINKDQPIVDGVVSLTGFALVGGPARQDHPRAIEALKRLNRPYMVALPLVFQTTQEWEDSDLGLHPVQVALQIAIPELDGAIEPIILSGRDDATGKAHTLQDRVDVIAERAIKWSTLRVKKRKDKKLAITVFSFPPDKGNVGTAAYLNVFGSIYRVLLEMKSKGYQIDDLPSNSKELMEKVINNPEAMDGSPELNIAHKMSVKEYEEFTPYSQRLEENWGKPPGNLNSDGQNLLIYGKHFGNVFIGVQPTFGYEGDPMRLLYSRSASPHHGFAAYYTYVEKIWGADAVLHFGTHGSLEFMPGKQMGMSETCYPDSLIGSLPNLYYYAANNPSEATIAKRRGYASTISYLTPPAENAGLYKGLKELSELVGSYQQLRENSRGIQIVNAIVETSKQCNLDKDVELPSKDIEELSLDERDLFVGNVYKQLMEIESRLLPCGLHTIGEAPTAEEAVATLVNIASLEREQEGLRSLPGLLAESIGLTIEQIYDGNNKGELKFVELNEKIIKTARESIFAMVNSLKIVDGRVYLEKSLLSKLFDLLKVFGLNLPTAWLRVCRLNGFNEVNQKELNKLFDYLLFCLEQVCADKEMDSLIKALDGNYVLPGPGGDPIRNPGVLPSGKNIHALDPQSIPTTAAVAAAKSVVDKLIERQKEEQGTWPETIACVLWGTDNIKTYGESLAQILWFVGVKPKPDSVGRINKLELIPLEELGRPRIDVVVNCSGVFRDLFINQMALIDQAVKLAAEADEPLESNFVRKHSLEQAEKEGTSVREASSRVFSNASGSYSSNVNLAVENSTWEEENELQEMYLSRKTYAFNADNPGEMNQKRDVFESVMKTADVTFQNLDSSEISLTDVSHYFDSDPTKLIKTLRDDGKEPSSYIADTTTSNAQVRTLGETIRLDSRTKLLNPKWYEGMLKSGYEGVRELSNRLNYTLGWSATSGQVDNFVYEETNETFINDAEMRKRLMDLNPNSFRRIVGTLLEVNGRGYWETSDENIEQLKELYQEVEDKIEGVKE from the coding sequence ATGTTTACGCAGGTCCGCTCAGCAAACCGCAGAGTATCTCCTGTTGAGGATAACAAACACAAAGTTGTAATAAAAGCAGTTTATGTTGTCCTTGAGCCACAATACCAAAATTCCTTAACGGAAGCTGCAAAGTCAATAAATAAGATGAATGGGCCAATAGGTATTGACCTTAGCGGCTATCTTATAGAAGAACTCAGAAATGATAGTAATTTTGAAGATTTCAAAAAAGATATAGCTAATGCAGATATATTTGTTGCTTCTCTAATTTTCATCGAAGATCTTGCTCAAAAAGTAGTTGATGCAGTATCTCCATATAAAGACAAACTTAAAGCATCAATTATTTTCCCCTCTATGCCAGAGGTAATGAGATTAAATAAGTTAGGTTCATTTAGTATGGCCCAACTTGGTCAATCTAAAAGTATTATTGGAGATTTAATAAAAAAGAAAAAAGAATCTGATGGTGCAAGTTTCCAAGATTCAATGTTGAAATTACTAAATACACTACCGTCAATACTTAAATATCTACCAGTTGAAAAAGCTCAAGATGCAAGAACATTTATTTTAAGTTTTCAGTACTGGTTAGGTGGTACTACTGAGAACTTAAAAAACTTCTTGTTAATGATTTCTGAAAAGTACGCTGTTTCAGAGAACATTAAGGATCAAATAGAAGAATTCAAAATTCAAGACCCTGAAACATTTCCAGATTTGGGAATTTGGCATCCTATAGCGCCCTGTATGTTTGAAAGTCTCAAAGAATATCAAAATTGGGAAAATAATAGGAAAGATATAAAGCCGAAAGATGACAAAACACCAACAATAGGTTTAGTGCTTCAAAGGAGTCATATAGTTACTGGAGATGATGCTCATTACGTTGCTGTTATTCAAGAATTGGAATACAGAGGTGCGAGAGTACTTCCTATCTTCTGTGGGGGTCTAGATTTTTCTAAACCAGTAAATGAATTCTATTATGATTCAATAAATAAAGATCAACCTATAGTTGATGGAGTTGTATCTCTAACTGGATTTGCACTAGTTGGTGGGCCAGCGAGACAAGATCATCCTAGAGCTATTGAAGCTCTAAAAAGGCTAAACAGACCCTATATGGTTGCACTTCCATTAGTCTTCCAAACAACACAAGAATGGGAAGATAGTGATCTAGGGTTACACCCAGTTCAGGTAGCACTTCAGATTGCAATCCCAGAGCTTGATGGTGCTATTGAACCTATTATTCTCTCAGGTCGTGATGATGCCACAGGTAAGGCGCATACGCTCCAAGATAGAGTTGATGTAATCGCTGAAAGAGCCATAAAATGGTCAACCTTAAGGGTTAAGAAAAGAAAGGACAAAAAATTAGCTATTACAGTATTTAGTTTCCCACCAGACAAAGGAAATGTTGGTACGGCAGCATACTTGAATGTTTTCGGTTCAATTTATAGAGTACTTCTTGAAATGAAATCGAAAGGATATCAAATTGATGACCTTCCAAGTAATTCAAAAGAATTAATGGAAAAAGTAATTAACAACCCTGAAGCAATGGATGGTTCTCCGGAGTTAAATATTGCTCATAAGATGTCAGTAAAAGAATATGAAGAGTTCACACCATATTCACAAAGACTTGAAGAGAATTGGGGTAAACCTCCTGGCAATCTAAATAGTGACGGACAAAATCTTCTAATCTATGGAAAACATTTTGGAAATGTTTTTATAGGAGTTCAACCTACATTCGGTTATGAAGGTGATCCAATGAGATTACTTTATTCAAGAAGTGCGAGTCCTCACCACGGTTTTGCTGCTTATTACACCTATGTAGAAAAAATCTGGGGTGCTGATGCTGTTCTTCATTTTGGAACTCACGGCTCACTTGAATTTATGCCAGGGAAACAGATGGGTATGAGTGAAACATGCTATCCGGATTCCCTGATTGGATCATTACCTAATTTGTATTACTATGCTGCGAATAATCCTTCTGAAGCAACAATTGCGAAGAGAAGAGGGTATGCTTCAACCATAAGCTATTTAACTCCTCCTGCAGAAAATGCAGGACTCTACAAAGGACTTAAAGAACTAAGTGAACTCGTTGGTTCTTATCAACAACTAAGAGAAAATAGTAGGGGTATTCAAATTGTTAATGCAATAGTTGAGACTTCTAAACAATGCAACCTTGACAAAGATGTAGAGCTCCCTTCAAAAGACATAGAAGAACTTTCTTTAGATGAAAGAGATTTATTTGTGGGTAATGTCTATAAACAATTGATGGAAATTGAAAGTAGATTATTACCTTGCGGTCTTCATACTATTGGAGAAGCCCCAACAGCAGAAGAAGCTGTTGCAACACTTGTAAATATTGCCTCTTTAGAAAGAGAACAAGAGGGATTAAGATCTCTTCCTGGACTACTTGCAGAATCCATAGGTCTAACTATTGAACAAATTTATGATGGTAATAATAAAGGTGAACTTAAATTTGTAGAGTTAAATGAAAAAATTATAAAGACAGCAAGAGAATCGATTTTTGCGATGGTCAACTCTTTAAAAATAGTTGATGGCAGAGTTTATTTAGAGAAATCACTTCTTTCTAAACTTTTTGACTTACTTAAAGTATTTGGTCTAAATTTACCAACCGCTTGGCTTAGAGTCTGTCGATTAAATGGCTTTAATGAAGTTAATCAGAAGGAATTAAATAAATTATTTGACTACTTACTTTTCTGTTTAGAACAAGTCTGTGCAGACAAAGAAATGGATAGTCTCATTAAAGCTTTAGATGGAAATTATGTTTTACCTGGACCAGGGGGAGATCCTATAAGAAATCCAGGTGTTTTGCCCAGTGGTAAAAATATCCATGCACTTGATCCTCAATCAATTCCAACTACTGCAGCAGTGGCTGCAGCAAAGTCTGTTGTTGATAAATTGATTGAAAGACAAAAGGAAGAACAAGGAACGTGGCCTGAAACAATTGCTTGCGTTTTATGGGGTACTGACAACATCAAAACTTATGGAGAATCGTTAGCACAAATCCTATGGTTTGTTGGTGTAAAACCAAAGCCAGACTCTGTTGGGAGAATTAACAAATTAGAATTAATACCATTAGAAGAATTAGGGAGACCAAGAATAGATGTAGTAGTTAACTGTTCTGGGGTATTTAGAGACCTATTTATAAATCAAATGGCATTAATAGATCAGGCAGTCAAATTAGCGGCTGAGGCTGATGAACCTTTGGAGTCTAACTTTGTAAGAAAGCATTCATTAGAACAAGCAGAAAAAGAAGGCACCTCTGTAAGAGAGGCTTCATCAAGAGTATTCTCTAATGCAAGTGGAAGTTACAGTTCCAACGTTAATTTAGCCGTAGAAAATTCAACTTGGGAGGAAGAAAATGAATTACAAGAAATGTATTTATCCCGCAAGACGTATGCTTTTAATGCTGATAATCCTGGTGAAATGAATCAAAAAAGAGATGTATTTGAATCTGTTATGAAAACAGCAGATGTCACATTCCAAAACCTTGATTCTTCAGAGATTTCTCTTACAGATGTGAGTCATTATTTTGATTCAGATCCAACTAAATTAATTAAAACACTAAGAGATGACGGCAAAGAACCTAGTAGTTATATAGCAGATACTACCACTTCTAATGCTCAAGTTAGAACACTTGGAGAGACTATCAGATTAGACTCAAGGACAAAACTTTTAAATCCTAAGTGGTACGAAGGTATGCTCAAATCTGGATATGAAGGAGTTAGAGAGCTTTCTAACAGACTTAATTACACTCTTGGTTGGAGTGCGACAAGTGGTCAAGTAGATAATTTCGTGTATGAAGAAACTAATGAAACATTTATAAATGACGCAGAGATGAGAAAAAGATTAATGGATCTAAACCCTAATAGTTTTAGAAGAATAGTTGGTACTTTACTAGAAGTTAATGGAAGAGGTTATTGGGAAACATCAGATGAAAATATTGAACAGTTGAAGGAACTTTATCAAGAGGTAGAGGATAAGATAGAAGGTGTAAAAGAATAA
- a CDS encoding RNA-binding S4 domain-containing protein: MKLDQFLKWKNLVTSGGEAKIFIKSGSVKVNGLIETRRGRKLNKGDKVMFLKNELIFD, translated from the coding sequence ATGAAATTAGATCAATTCTTAAAATGGAAAAATTTGGTAACTTCTGGTGGAGAGGCAAAAATTTTCATTAAATCTGGATCAGTTAAAGTTAATGGTTTGATTGAAACTAGAAGGGGAAGAAAGTTAAATAAGGGAGATAAAGTTATGTTTCTAAAAAATGAATTAATTTTTGATTAG
- the tpiA gene encoding triose-phosphate isomerase, producing MRKSVIAGNWKMHMTCAGTKSYLEEFIPLIKNIKNDRKVVIAPPFTAISTFSNYSDFDYLDIASQNIHWEDEGAFTAEISPKMLLEHRVSYAIVGHSEPRKYFSESDEQINKRAVFAQYSGLTPIVCVGETLEQRERGEADRVITRQVEQGLENTDPSNLIVAYEPIWAIGTGKTCEPKDANKICALIRKLIGFEEVIIQYGGSVKPNNIDEIMSMSDIDGVLVGGASLDPNSFARIANYQ from the coding sequence TTGAGAAAATCTGTTATTGCTGGTAATTGGAAAATGCACATGACTTGTGCTGGGACAAAGTCTTATTTAGAAGAGTTTATCCCTTTAATAAAAAATATAAAAAATGATCGTAAAGTTGTTATTGCTCCCCCTTTTACAGCTATTTCAACCTTTTCTAATTATTCTGATTTTGATTATTTAGATATTGCAAGTCAAAATATTCATTGGGAAGATGAAGGAGCATTTACGGCGGAAATATCTCCAAAAATGCTTCTTGAACATCGAGTCTCATATGCAATAGTTGGTCATAGTGAACCCAGGAAATATTTTAGTGAAAGTGATGAACAAATTAATAAAAGAGCCGTTTTTGCTCAATATAGTGGACTTACTCCCATAGTTTGCGTTGGAGAAACATTAGAGCAAAGAGAAAGAGGGGAAGCAGATAGAGTTATTACTAGACAAGTTGAACAAGGGTTAGAAAATACAGATCCATCAAATCTTATAGTAGCCTACGAACCAATATGGGCTATTGGAACAGGTAAAACTTGTGAGCCTAAAGACGCTAATAAAATATGTGCATTGATTAGAAAATTAATAGGCTTTGAAGAAGTGATTATTCAATATGGAGGATCTGTTAAACCTAATAATATTGACGAAATTATGTCAATGAGTGACATAGATGGAGTTTTAGTGGGAGGAGCTTCATTAGATCCTAATAGTTTTGCCAGAATTGCAAATTATCAATAA
- the folP gene encoding dihydropteroate synthase, which yields MQIINKTNPWPQGWGDKTSIMGVINLTPDSFSDGGDLNSAKKVLDQVNQFLCNGADIIDLGAQSTRPGAEEVGPNVEIKRLIPYLKLIKSEYPDILISIDTFNSEVAYEALLNGANWINDITGGRRDKEILEVVSKFNCPFVITHSRGNSQNMNKLSKYDNLLSEVKLSLESLIKNALEKNISKKSIIIDPGIGFSKDLNQNLEILKNLDVFKNLKLPILIGASRKRFIGEILNEVNPKERDIGTLAVSCLCSQLHIDIVRVHNVKMNYQILKVADRIYRK from the coding sequence TTGCAAATTATCAATAAGACAAACCCATGGCCACAAGGCTGGGGAGACAAAACTTCAATTATGGGAGTTATTAATTTAACTCCTGATTCATTTAGTGATGGTGGAGATTTAAATTCAGCAAAAAAAGTTTTAGACCAAGTTAATCAATTTTTGTGCAATGGTGCAGATATTATTGATCTTGGTGCCCAGAGTACGAGGCCTGGGGCTGAAGAAGTTGGACCTAATGTGGAAATAAAAAGGTTAATACCATATTTGAAATTAATAAAATCTGAATATCCAGATATTTTAATTTCTATTGATACTTTTAATTCTGAGGTAGCTTACGAAGCACTTTTAAATGGGGCTAATTGGATAAATGATATCACTGGAGGAAGGAGAGATAAAGAAATTTTGGAGGTCGTTTCAAAATTTAACTGCCCATTTGTCATTACCCATAGTCGTGGAAATAGTCAAAATATGAATAAACTTTCCAAATATGATAATTTATTGAGTGAGGTTAAGTTGTCTCTTGAAAGTTTAATAAAAAATGCTTTAGAGAAAAATATATCTAAAAAAAGTATTATTATCGATCCAGGTATTGGTTTTTCAAAGGATTTAAATCAAAATCTGGAAATTTTAAAAAACTTAGATGTTTTTAAAAATTTAAAATTGCCAATTTTAATTGGTGCATCAAGAAAAAGATTTATAGGGGAAATCTTAAATGAAGTAAATCCTAAAGAAAGAGATATAGGCACACTTGCAGTAAGTTGTCTCTGTTCTCAATTACATATTGATATAGTGAGAGTTCATAATGTGAAAATGAATTATCAAATTCTAAAAGTTGCCGATAGGATTTATAGAAAATAA
- the carB gene encoding carbamoyl-phosphate synthase large subunit: MPQRGDLKKILILGSGPIVIGQACEFDYSGTQACKALRKAGYEIILINSNPASIMTDPEIASKTYIEPLTPEIVSQIILREKPDAILPTMGGQTALNLAVKLSDLDFLKKNNVELIGADLQAIKKAEDRKLFKESMEKINVNVCPSGIASNLNEAKEVSKKINSYPLIIRPAFTLGGVGGGIAYNLEEFIELCKTGLEESPSNQILIEKSLIGWKEFELEVMRDNADNVVIVCSIENLDPMGVHTGDSITVAPAQTLTDKEYQRLRDLSLKIIREVGVETGGSNIQFAINPTNGEVIVIEMNPRVSRSSALASKATGFPIAKIAALLSVGYKLDEIINDITKKTPACFEPSIDYVVTKIPRFAFEKFKGTSNTLSTAMKSVGESMAIGRSFEESFQKALRSLEVGICGWECDLLDESKNENDLKNSLRNPTSERILIIKKAMQLGKSNSYIQEVTNIDSWFIEKLRNIFNFENDFLKEKELFDLDRDLMLNAKQLGFSDQQIAKLTNSEFFEVRRYRKDMNVIPIYKTVDTCSAEFSSSTPYHYSTYEESFVNLNSQIFDSEISKDNKSKKIMILGGGPNRIGQGIEFDYCCCHASYQASTNKYQTIIVNSNPETVSTDYDTSDILYFEPVTFEDVINIIEAENPYGLIVQFGGQTPLKLSLPLFEWLKSNDGVRTGSKILGTSPTSIDLAEDREEFTKILNELSIRQPLNGMARNQNEAQTVAKNIGFPLVVRPSYVLGGRAMEIVKDENELSRYISEAVKVSPDHPILLDQYLNNAIEIDVDALCDSEGSVVIAGLMEHVEPAGIHSGDSACCLPSISLSKPTLDTVKKWTTLIAKRLKVVGLINLQFAVTNLNNKEHKLFILEANPRASRTVPFVSKAIGKPVAKLATQLMLGFTLQEIDFTKEFSPKYQAVKEAVLPFKRFPGSDTLLGPEMRSTGEVMGLAKDFGIAYAKSELAAGNGVPSDGVAFLSTNDLDKKNLEEIAKELLILGFKLIATKGTASYLVNLGIQVEEVLKVHEGRPNIEDLIRSGLVQLIINTPIGSQALHDDAYLRRAALEYNIPTFTTIPGAKAAIKAIKALRSNKIDTYSLQEIHNY, translated from the coding sequence ATGCCTCAAAGAGGTGATCTTAAGAAAATTCTTATTTTAGGTTCAGGACCAATTGTTATAGGACAAGCTTGCGAATTTGATTATTCTGGTACTCAAGCTTGCAAAGCTTTAAGAAAAGCTGGTTATGAAATCATATTGATAAATTCAAATCCGGCATCAATAATGACTGATCCTGAGATCGCAAGCAAAACATATATTGAACCATTAACTCCTGAAATTGTTTCTCAGATCATTCTAAGAGAAAAACCAGATGCAATACTACCCACGATGGGAGGTCAAACCGCTTTGAATCTTGCGGTTAAATTATCAGATTTAGATTTTTTGAAAAAAAATAATGTTGAATTAATTGGAGCTGATTTGCAAGCTATTAAAAAGGCTGAAGATAGAAAGTTGTTTAAGGAATCGATGGAAAAAATAAATGTAAATGTATGCCCATCTGGGATAGCATCTAATTTAAATGAAGCAAAGGAGGTATCAAAAAAAATTAATTCTTATCCTCTTATAATAAGGCCGGCATTTACTTTAGGTGGTGTTGGAGGCGGAATCGCATATAACCTTGAAGAATTTATCGAATTATGTAAAACAGGTTTAGAAGAAAGTCCTAGTAATCAGATATTGATTGAGAAATCACTTATTGGGTGGAAAGAGTTTGAATTAGAGGTCATGAGAGATAATGCAGACAACGTTGTAATAGTTTGCAGTATTGAGAATTTAGATCCAATGGGTGTCCACACTGGAGATTCAATTACAGTAGCTCCCGCACAGACCTTAACAGATAAGGAATATCAGAGATTGAGGGATTTGTCATTGAAAATCATCAGAGAAGTAGGAGTTGAAACTGGGGGAAGTAATATTCAATTTGCAATAAATCCAACTAATGGAGAAGTAATTGTCATAGAAATGAACCCTCGCGTAAGTAGATCCTCTGCTTTGGCAAGTAAAGCAACTGGATTCCCCATAGCTAAGATTGCAGCTTTATTATCTGTTGGATATAAACTTGATGAGATTATTAACGACATCACAAAAAAGACACCTGCATGTTTTGAACCGTCAATTGATTACGTTGTCACCAAAATTCCTAGGTTTGCTTTTGAAAAATTTAAAGGGACATCAAATACCTTAAGCACAGCTATGAAGTCAGTTGGTGAGTCAATGGCAATCGGTCGTTCTTTTGAAGAATCATTTCAGAAAGCATTAAGGTCCTTAGAAGTTGGTATTTGTGGATGGGAATGTGATTTACTAGATGAATCTAAGAACGAGAATGACTTAAAGAACAGTTTAAGAAACCCTACATCTGAAAGAATTCTTATAATTAAAAAAGCTATGCAGCTGGGGAAATCTAATTCTTATATTCAAGAAGTAACTAATATAGATTCATGGTTTATCGAAAAATTGCGTAATATCTTTAATTTTGAAAATGATTTTTTGAAAGAAAAAGAACTTTTTGATTTGGATAGAGATTTGATGCTAAATGCTAAACAATTAGGGTTCTCAGATCAACAAATAGCAAAGTTAACTAATTCAGAGTTTTTTGAAGTAAGAAGATATAGAAAAGACATGAATGTAATACCAATTTATAAAACTGTTGATACATGTTCTGCAGAATTCTCATCCTCAACTCCTTATCATTATTCAACTTATGAAGAGTCTTTTGTTAATTTAAATTCTCAAATTTTTGATAGCGAGATTTCAAAAGATAATAAATCAAAAAAAATTATGATTCTTGGGGGGGGCCCCAACAGAATTGGTCAGGGAATAGAATTTGATTATTGTTGTTGTCATGCTTCCTATCAAGCTTCTACAAATAAATACCAAACAATAATTGTCAATAGTAACCCTGAAACTGTATCTACCGATTACGATACTAGCGATATTTTATATTTTGAGCCTGTAACTTTTGAGGATGTTATCAACATAATAGAGGCCGAAAACCCCTATGGTTTGATTGTTCAATTCGGAGGTCAAACTCCACTAAAATTATCATTACCTTTATTTGAATGGCTTAAATCTAATGATGGTGTCAGAACTGGATCAAAAATTCTTGGGACTTCTCCAACCTCAATCGATTTAGCAGAAGATAGAGAGGAGTTTACAAAAATACTTAATGAATTAAGTATTAGGCAACCTTTAAATGGTATGGCACGTAATCAAAATGAAGCTCAGACTGTTGCAAAAAATATAGGATTCCCTTTGGTTGTAAGGCCCTCTTATGTTTTAGGAGGCAGGGCAATGGAAATTGTTAAAGATGAGAATGAATTATCTAGATATATCTCTGAAGCAGTTAAGGTATCCCCTGATCATCCAATTCTTCTTGATCAATATTTGAATAATGCTATTGAGATAGATGTAGATGCTTTATGTGATTCAGAAGGTTCTGTTGTAATTGCTGGTCTAATGGAACATGTGGAACCTGCAGGAATTCATTCTGGAGATTCAGCTTGCTGTTTACCTTCCATTTCTCTCTCAAAACCGACTTTAGATACTGTAAAGAAGTGGACTACATTAATTGCAAAAAGACTAAAAGTTGTTGGTTTAATAAATTTGCAATTTGCAGTGACAAATTTAAATAACAAAGAACACAAGTTATTTATTCTTGAGGCAAATCCAAGAGCTTCTAGAACTGTCCCATTTGTTTCAAAGGCCATAGGAAAACCAGTTGCAAAATTAGCTACCCAGTTAATGCTAGGCTTTACATTACAAGAGATTGATTTTACCAAGGAATTTTCTCCAAAATATCAGGCAGTAAAAGAAGCTGTTTTGCCTTTTAAAAGATTTCCTGGATCTGATACACTCCTTGGTCCAGAAATGAGATCAACAGGTGAAGTAATGGGTTTAGCTAAAGATTTTGGAATTGCTTATGCTAAGTCTGAATTGGCAGCAGGAAATGGTGTCCCTTCTGATGGAGTAGCTTTTTTGTCCACTAATGACTTAGATAAAAAGAATCTTGAAGAAATTGCAAAGGAATTGTTAATTTTAGGTTTTAAATTAATTGCGACAAAAGGTACAGCCTCATATTTGGTTAATTTAGGCATTCAAGTTGAAGAGGTTTTAAAAGTACATGAAGGTAGACCAAATATAGAAGACCTAATTCGTTCTGGACTTGTTCAATTAATAATTAATACTCCAATAGGATCCCAGGCTCTACATGATGACGCATATTTAAGACGAGCTGCTTTAGAATATAATATTCCAACCTTTACAACCATCCCTGGAGCAAAGGCAGCCATTAAAGCAATAAAAGCTTTGCGAAGTAATAAAATTGATACCTACTCATTACAAGAAATCCATAATTATTAA